Proteins encoded within one genomic window of Papio anubis isolate 15944 chromosome X, Panubis1.0, whole genome shotgun sequence:
- the LOC100998627 gene encoding actin-related protein T1 produces MFNPHVLDVPAVIFDNGSGLCKAGVSGEIGPRHVINSVLGHRKFNMPSARLNQYFVGQEALYKYEALHLHYPIERGLVTGWDDMEKLWKHLFEWELGVKPSQQPVLMTEPSLNPREIREKLAEMMFENFSVPGFYLSNHAVAALYASACVTGLVVDSGDGVTCAVPIFEGYSLPHAVTKLYMAGRDITEHLTQLLFANGFNFPCILNKAVANNIKEKLCYVALEPEKELRKSRGEVLGAYRLPDGHVIHFGDELYQVPEVLFAPDQLGIHSPGLSKMVSSSIMKCDTDIQNKLYAEIVLSGGTTLFPGLEERLMKEVEQLASKGTPIKITASPDRCFSAWIGASIMTSMSSFKQMWVTSADFKEYGTSVVQRRCF; encoded by the coding sequence ATGTTTAATCCACACGTATTAGATGTTCCTGCTGTAATTTTTGACAATGGTTCAGGACTCTGCAAAGCAGGCGTGTCTGGAGAGATTGGACCCCGCCATGTCATCAACTCCGTCTTGGGACATCGTAAATTCAACATGCCTTCGGCAAGACTTAATCAGTACTTCGTGGGGCAAGAAGCCCTATACAAGTATGAGGCCCTACATTTGCACTACCCCATTGAGCGTGGACTGGTAACAGGATGGGATGACATGGAGAAACTCTGGAAACATCTCTTTGAGTGGGAGCTTGGAGTAAAACCCAGCCAACAGCCTGTACTCATGACCGAGCCCTCTTTGAACCCTAGGGAAATTCGAGAAAAGCTAGCAGAAATGATGTTTGAGAACTTCAGTGTGCCTGGTTTTTACCTGTCTAATCATGCAGTGGCAGCACTCTATGCCTCTGCCTGTGTCACAGGCCTGGTGGTGGACAGTGGAGACGGGGTCACTTGCGCTGTCCCCATCTTTGAGGGTTACTCCCTGCCTCACGCAGTCACGAAACTCTATATGGCAGGGAGGGACATCACAGAGCACCTCACCCAGCTCCTCTTTGCTAACGGGTTTAACTTCCCTTGCATACTCAACAAGGCCGTGGCAAATAACATCAAAGAGAAGCTGTGCTACGTCGCCTTGGAGCCAGAGAAAGAGCTACGCAAGAGTCGGGGAGAGGTCCTGGGAGCATACAGACTGCCAGATGGACATGTCATCCACTTTGGGGATGAGCTGTACCAAGTGCCCGAGGTTCTTTTTGCACCTGACCAGCTGGGCATCCACAGCCCAGGACTCTCAAAAATGGTCTCCAGCAGCATCATGAAGTGTGACACTGACATCCAGAATAAACTTTATGCAGAGATTGTACTCTCCGGGGGCACCACTCTCTTCCCTGGACTGGAGGAAAGGCTCATGAAGGAAGTGGAACAGCTGGCTTCCAAAGGTACTCCCATCAAGATCACAGCTTCTCCTGATAGATGCTTCTCTGCATGGATTGGTGCATCCATCATGACCTCTATGAGCAGTTTCAAGCAGATGTGGGTCACCTCTGCAGATTTCAAGGAGTATGGGACATCTGTGGTTCAAAGAAGGTGCTTTTAA